The Leopardus geoffroyi isolate Oge1 chromosome C3, O.geoffroyi_Oge1_pat1.0, whole genome shotgun sequence genomic interval ttttgatgatttttttttgaaaattttgttgttgcttgtgcttttggtatctaAGAAATCATTACCCAATCTAAGGTTACAAgatttccatgtattttcttctgggagttttatagttttatctcttAGGCTTAAGtcttttgaaattgggaagtgtgaggCCTCCAACCTcactcattaaatttttttttaatgtttatttatttttgagagagagacagagacagagcacgagtcggggaggagcagagagagagggagacacagaatttgaagcaggctcccggctctgagctgtcagcacagaggctgatgcagggtatgaacccatgaactgtgagatatgacctgagatgaagtcagatacttaaccgaatgagccatccaggtgcccccaaccttACTcgtttttaagattgttttggctcttctgggtctcTTGCATGTCCAAATGAATTTTGGAAttggcttgtcaatttctgcaaagcCAGCAATGATTCTGATAGAGATTGCATGGACTCTGTAGATCAGTTTGTGTGTACTGTCACCTTAAGAATATTAAGTTTTCTGgtccatgaacatgagatgtcCATTTAcatagatctttaatttctttcaacatttttgtagttttcagagtgaAGTctcatatatgtacacacacatgaactcacatataaacacacatttaggggcgcctgggtggctcagtcagttaagtgtccaacttcagctcaggtcatgatctcgcagtttgtgggttcaagccccacatcaggctctgtgctgacagctcagagcctagagcctgctttggattctgtgtctccctttctctctgttcctcccctgctcacactctctctctctcaaaagtaaataaagatttgaaaaaaaattaaacacacatttaCACATGCAAGCAACTCCTACAActctagaatagtgcctgacttAGTGTTGTTATATAAGTGTAAATATTACTACAGTTGTTACTGATTTTTCTATATGCCTTTAACACTTTTGGGAGAGGTGTATTAAAATAGAAGAATAGTTAATACCAAAGCActcaacatttttgtatttgtttatttaattttaaattgtttttttaattttaagtagcctccttacccaacatggggcttgaactcatcacacAAGAGTCGCATCCTCTACCacctaagccaaccaggtgccctgcatttaacatttatatctggactatttcacacaaaaaatgtcctaagttactttttaaaaaatgtttttaatttctttttttttttaaaaataagctctgtgcccagcatggggcttgaactcatgacctagGGATCAAGAGTCcgtgctctaccaaatgagcccaATAGGCGCCCCTTAGGTTACTTTTCCTTTATGCTTTAATAGAAGTAACATGTAGGAAGTATCAGTTACGATGTCAAGTGTAAACAAGTAggtactgtatgtatgtatgtatagtatGATCCCATTTTTGTAAAATCTGTATCTGTTGCTTAGGTGTTATGcgtgaaaaaaatcagaaggaagtGCACCAAAAGATTAGCTGCTTATTTGCAGCTCGAAGGATTGtgatttactgttttattttttttttagtttttctcgtATTCCATTTTGAACATGTATAATACACACAAGGAAAGAATGTTaattaaagttattttcattaGAGTAGAAGCATGTAGAGATATTAGACAACTGATTTACTTCTGAGGTTTCTTCCatcatataaaatatgatttatattatCTGTCTTGTCTACTTTGTTGTGAGGTTATAGAGAGATAAATATACCTGTATTTTGTAAATAGTAAAGCCCTGTGGAAATCCGTGAAAGAAAACACACTGCTCTTCAGAAATCAGGAGAGCTCATCTTTATTTGTAGACAAAGCTTAGTAGCCTTTGGGTTGTTGTGGCGTTTTAATAGCATTGACGGCCCATACTTTTATGGTATTATAAAGAGCTACATTTATCCTTGCAAGTTTTTTAAAGTACTATTCCGTTACTAATTTATTGGGATTTAAAACAGTATCTAATGGCATTATTCACATAATTTCCCTACCAGGCATGGATGGGCAGAAGCCTTCGCGGGTATCAGAAGTTCACATATCAAATATATCTGCCCGCATGCGTAAGTATTTTAATCTTTACATTTGTGAGTCAGAATCTGGAGAGGAATCATTGTGATAGCTTTACTTTTCtagaaaagcatttaaatataatttgtttttgtccttttaaatatttggtttaaaAGTAAAGATTAGTAAATTCTTTCAAACTAAACTGGTGACTTGGCTacatagaatttttttcctgttatgttgggaaatttaaaataatgttctctTGAAGGTCAGTTGAACTGAGAACCAGAAAAATTCCTTTAGATATACAAACATCTGAGATCCAAGGATATCCACAAGGGGATTTATTTACTTGTCAAGTTTGTCTTTACTATGTTGGAAACACTCCTAAAGTTTATCAGCTAAAGGCATTGTGATACACcgtggggaaaaaaaccacaggTTTTGAAGTCTCATAGGTTTGGTTTTAAATTCTGGAGATGCTTGTGGATGtcaaaaagaaactataaagtTTTCAGGAAACAGACAATTGCTGAGATTGGCAACATTTTAGGTCAGAATGTTGCCGAGAAACAGTCACCATGGAGAAGACAACTGTGATTCGAGTTCATGCTAGTAGGTTAGTTCATCCTCAGAAGTGGTGGTAGCAGTAGAGCTGATAAatgtgaaagaagaaatggaaggaggaaaCATATCTGATTAGGTAAGAATACATTCTGTCCCCTTTGTATCCTTAAACAGGTGGTTCATCTTACCTCTGTAGACTACCAAATACTCTGGCCAGGGTTACTGTGTCCTCTATTCTGACTCATGTAAgagacagttcttttttttttttttttttttttttagtgtttatttttgagacagagagagacagagcatgaacgggggaggggcagagagagagggagacacagaatctgaaacaggctccaggctctgagctgtcagcacagagcccgacgcggggctcgaactcacggaccgcgagatcgtgacctgagccgaagtcagacgcttaaccgactgagccacccaggcgccccagagacaaTTCTTGATTAATTAGAATGTTCTCATGTGTTGTGATTGGCCCCAAGATTGAATTTGATTTAAGGCCATTTCCCAACCTAGGGAAATTCATGTTCTCAAAGAAATTGTGATAAGATTTGTAACCTCTAACTAAGGTAGACTTGTTTTATGAATCAGGAGGATAGTGATGAGATGTAGTTAtagtgtatttatttctctttccttttttatctagCTACATTCAGGTTATCCAACAGATTGTCCATCAAAGACTTGAACTGAGTGTAGTGGACACTTTGGCAAAACGTCTATCTCCCATATTTATTTAGAGGTCTCTTAAGCAACTACATAGCTGAAActtagaaaataagcaaaaatataatCTGAGCATATGGGAATTGATGTACCATATCTGTGTGGTAAATTGCTCGTTTCCTTAGACTTAGCCAGAGtcttatattttatgcatttccAGCTGTCTTGGTTACAcatttttgtaagaaaatgtCTGGCTTGAAAGTATTAAATAAGAGtgttgagaaaggaaaatgtttttatttgccaaGCATGGTCCTGAACACCTGCTGCTCTGTCTTCAGAACACATTTGGAGGATGTGTAGAGAAAATGATGCAATGTGGATGCGGTGACACAGCTCGGTGTTGAAATTGTAGCATACAATTTTGTGTAAGCCTGAAGTAATTCTCTATCCTTCAGTGATGGAATGTATCAGGTTTTATGCCTTGTTATATTCCTCTCACTTTgcggtttttttctttcctatgtaGACCAGTTATGCCTGTAACATTGAATATGAACATGGCTATGCCTTCCTGGTAAGTAAGAATTATTCAATAAGACCTTTTTATTTAcacttagtttttttgttttttattagaaGTGCTTTTGCATATAGCAGTTTTTAATTAGCTATTTTTAAGTTGCAAAGTTACATAATTAACTTTACGTTTAacctttaattatttaaattttgtattttagattcaGGGGTAAACTTGAGGAGCTGTGCCAAGAGGTAGAGGAATGGGAGAGAATAGGTAGATAGAAATAGTGTAGAAAATATCTCCTACTGCCTGATAAACCTTTGTTGGTTTGAGTGACCCCATGTGGCATAACTCTGATTAAGCCACAACCTTACACCCTTCCAACTTCTTGCTTTTGTGGAGAGTTGACAAGTTTTTAAGGAGACCACTTCCTCTTCCGCACTCTCAAGATATTTTCACATTCCCTGTATGTTTTATAGTCAGGAAGTAGAGTCAGTTCTTCGTTCCTCTAAGCTACTTCCAGTCTATTGTCCTCTTGTCCTCTCTACTTGTTGCCACCCATTTCTTACCCACCCCTTCACTTCCTTTCTGCCTACCCTGGATTTCTTGGCAGTTTTCACAGGTTCCTGCCTATTTTGCCCTTTGGTTCTTTCATCTTCCTTCTCTGGCAAAACTCCTATCCAGAACCACAATTTCTAGCGAACGTAGCTAGAGACCACAATGAGAGGATATAACCCAGTAGGGAAATGGAAAGGGCctgacagagaagaggaaagctTCCTTTGGGGCTCTGGTGTGAGGTACCTACAATGTACGATGAAAACGTTTTGAAGAACGTGGCTAGAGATCAGTATAATACCTCTGCTTAATAGCTATGAGATAGTGCATGAGAGAGTGACGGCGTAAAGTAGCTCTGTCCCATTGGACTGACCTATGGTGCAGtagaaggggaggggagtggcTGGAACTCATTGCAGACTTTTTAGGGGAGTATGCATCGCAGTTCCTGCTTGGGTGTAGGACTGGATTAGGTATTTTCTTAGATGTTCTTACTCTAAAATTATGTGGCAGTGTGATTTTTTAACATTAGAATCTGTATCTAGTTGGTGAAAGGAACGTGTAGAATGTCATATTCACACATTTAAGTTCTATTTTGGCCTCTGTAGACATTTTAATTTGAGTTTCATGTTCATGGTTTGCCCTTTTAATCCAGACTACCATGAGTTTAGTGAAATGTACTTACCATAAATACCTATTTTTAGAATCAAATAGCTCTTTTAAGATTTTGCCGTGTTTTCCAGGTTCGATATTATTGGGCTTTCACCAGAATCACAGGAGGATGAACCTGGAATTAAACAGGCAGCAGAAAATGGTAAGTACAGAAAAATTTTACGAAGACAAAAGAATTCTTATTTTAGTGGCTTCAGTAGTTTTATTGATACTGATGAAATCCGGTGTACAATTATCTGAACTTAGTAGGTGatgctatttcctttctttctgatcACACTCTTAAGTTGTTTGCCAAATGGACTCCCTTAACTGTAGGCAACGAAGGTGAGGTGAATAGGGAAGAATGGTCTTTATCAAACTTAGTATCTGTGGAtacataattttgcttttatttacagCAGCTAATAGAGAAAATGGCAACTTAATCGTTGTGGCCAGTTATCTTCATTAAGGAGACTTGAATTAATGATGGATGTAATGATATAATCATGTGTGATGCAAATTATGTTAGTGGTTAATTTTCGTGTGGTAATAATGATAGATGCCACTGATTGAACACTTAGCTGTTTAAAAAGACAGGTAATTCTTGTACGACTTAGCAGTTGGGGTGACCTTGAGGAGTAAAGCTTTGCGAAATTCAGGGGAAGTGGTCCCAGCACTGCTTGCCGGTGGGCAAGCAGCTACCAGTCGCCAGGCCCCCACAAGCCTTCTCTCCTCCCAACTGGGCCTTTTCTGCCACTTCTGCTTCCTCCATGCCACTGTAAATAAATCCCTCAGGTTTCCCAgcacttcttttatttcttaaccCCCTGTTCCTATTTTCTAGCCCATTCTTCCATGCCATAGTCAGGGTGTTATTGCTTTTCATGCTCAGTCTAAGAactaaactttatataaaaaagaaaataatttttcattcgGGCGTTTGTTTTTTGCAGTGTTTtagaaaaagcagatttttatttatttatttatttatttttttaatttttttttttcaacgtttatttatttttgggacagagagagacagagcatgaatgggggaggggcagagagagagggagacacagaatcggaaacaggctccaggctctgagccatcagcccagagcctgacgcggggctcgaactcacggaccgcgagatcatgacctgactgaagtcggacgcttaaccgactgcgccacccaggcgcccccagatttttattttttgatagaaagGAAGTATGAAATTGGAAATTCtgatcttaaaaaatgaaactcttggggcacccgggtggctcaggaagttgagcacccgactcttgatcttggctcaggtcataatctcatgtttcgtgggttCAGGcactatgtcaggctctgtgctgacagtgtggagcctgcctaggattctctcttttcctctctcactgcccctcccctgctcgcactctctctcccaaaatgaatacataaacttaaaaaaataaataaaatgtcacgttgtaaaaaaattaaactcttgcacatatgtaaaaaatgaaaggacaggggcgcctgggtggctcagtgggttaagcatttgacttcagctcaggtcatgatcttgcggttcatgagttcaggccccgtgtcgggctctgtgctggcggctcagagcctggagcctgcttcggattctgtgcctccctctctctctctgcccctctcctgcttgtgctctttctacctctcaaaaataaacaaacactaaaaaaaaacacatagcactgattataaagaaaaatttgaggAGTCAGCAGTTTTATAGTTAATGAGTTGTGTCAAAGTGTTCTGCAAAACAAAAGAACCCTTTGATTTTTTTCGTACATCATTTAGTGGCTATGAGAAAaattagagttttaaaataatagaaatgaactttttttttttaatgtttatttcttttgagagagagagcgagcagggaaggggcaaagagagagaatccccagcaggctccgctgagagcacggagcccaacacggggctcaaacctgagaaccgtgagatcgtgacctgagccgaaatcaaaaggtggacacttaactgactgaaccacccaggtgcccctagtagaacgaatgttttatttatttatttatttatttatttatttatttatttatttattaaaaatgtttttttttttaaacgttttatttatttttgagacagggagaggagagcatgaacgggggagggtcagagagagagggagactcagaatctgaaacaggctccaggttctgagcagtcagcacagagcccgacacggggctcatactcacggacagtgagattgtgacctgagcccaagtcggacgcttaaccgactgagccatccaggcgccccaaaaatgtttatttttgagagagagtgcgagcaggggaggggcagaaagagagggggacagaggatctgaaggaagctccatgccgacagcagaccgcctgatgtggggctcaaactcatgcaccacgagatcatgacctgagctgaagtcagatgcttaactgactgagcaacccaggtacccctagaatgAACTTTATAAACACTGTAAATCACAAACCATGTAATCTACATTTCTTAGGATTTAAAATGGCAACCTGAGGTACAAATTCCTATGATTcattgaagagagagaaatatagaatGTATATGGGCAGAATTGACGCAGGTAAAGGAATATCCATTGATTGGTAAGAGAAAGAACTTTTGTTTACAAATGACATAAATAATTGGACAGGGGTGTCTCActggctcagttgaaagagcggagtatgcgactcttgatctcagggttgagttcaagccccacattgggtgtagagattacttaataaaatcttaaaaaaagaaaaaaaaaaggaaataattgaacTATTTAAGTAACACCTGCCAAATATgagttttataatgaaaatacatcctccttttatattttaatagagtGCTTCAAGTTTTTCACGTATTATTCACCTTTAACATACCTTGTGCTTTTCTGTAATTAATTTATCCTGTTTAAAATGGTATCAGGCTTAACTTTTACAGTGTTGGtgatttaattttatgttgtttttagtAAAAGCTTTGATagagcaagagatgaagaatggcattCCTTCTAACAGAATTATTTTGGGAGGATTTTCTCAGGTAAGGTAAAGTTTGGGTGATATGTCATTGGTATATTTATCTAGAAAATCTGTGGTTTCCATCCTTTTCTATggaggagtcttttttttttttttagtagatgtAGAATCTGTTACGCTATTGTTAATGCTGAATTAAGTTCAAATGGATTACATATAGTTAATTACAAGAgtgttctcttttgcttttctagttttctctcttcAGCTATTGCCTTTCCCTTctaaattatatctttaaaataaatttatttggcAAATTGATAGGAACTTggaatgtattttcttaaaatactaatACACACATAGCTAGGTTTCTAAGTTGATGCTATGTACCCCTTTAAACAAAACTCTAATTTATAAACACAGGTATAATTCCCCTCTCCTAGGAGGAGACTACTGATAGGAACAATACATTAGAAGACAGgagaatttcttctctctttctgtcacagATTCCCGGTGGTTGAGCCCCATAGACTCCCCCTGCAATCCCCTTGAGACAAGATCTAAGTAGGGGCTCCCACAAAGTGACCCACAATGCTGGGGGATGCTGGTTGTCCCCGTTGCGTTCTTTCTTCCCACTGGAGGAACTGGAGGCTCCGGGGAGACTCTCTGGGTGGCGCTGCACTGGTCAGTGTGTAAccacttctcttcccttccagTGTGATCTTTCTTGGTCTCTGTGGGACAGGGGTGCCTCCGCCTCCCCTCCGTGTGCTAGGATTCTCTCAGTGGTGCCCTGTCCATGATTAGATGTTAGTTCTTGTAAGAGGGAGCAAAGTTAGGAATGACCTGTGTCCCATCTTGGTGACGTCACTCtgtcatctttcttcttttcatcttgtaaaatagattttagatttaaatatgtgatgtttatttttggtatCTTCTTCTTTCTATACTTTTTCTCCTACCTTCTATACTTTTTCTGCAGACGTAGTTACCTCATATTGACcttatgtctttatttcacctatCCCCACATTGCTGTAGCTTCTAATCTGTGAATCTTCTAAATCAACAACTTAGTGTTCAGACTGAATACCTGAATTTGGGCAATGTTAGAATTATGGAATTAATTACGGAATTATTTAGAAGTTAAAATCTAGTAGACAGTTTGTTGATTCAATATGGTAAAAAAGATGTTACTGATTTGGTATTTATTGAAGTTCAAGATAATGTCTATTGTAATACACATTGTGCCATAAATATAGGTATAGAAATGAATGCTTGATTCGAGTAGGAAGCTAACATAGGAGGCTATGTGGTTGGGATTCATTGATTACAGAAAGCAACTCCTAGTACCGTAAGCCAGAAAGAGCAAGTTATGGGTCCGTGGGGTCACGTCAAGGAAACCAAGGATGAGAATGAAGCAAGGCCTCAGGAAATATCTAAGACTTGGAGAGCCGTCATgactttctctccatcttccttgTTTCTCTGCCCATCTGCTTCCTTTGCCTGTTCATCTAGAGTTGGCTTTTTCTGCCATCGCAGCCTATAACTTTGCCAGTTCTTGAGTTTACGTGTTACCATCCCAGCTGCACAGAGACAGACTCACAGTCACTGAGTTCCAGTTTCAAAATCTCGAGAAAAAGAACTTGACTGTCTCGGATGAGTTGGAATCTCATGTTCTCATGGGCCCCGGTGACCCGTGGGGATGGTCAGAGTGACATGGCATCCAGGTGACTAATGGGAATACAGTTCCCAGAGTGCAGGGTATTTAAGCTGGGGTGGATACTCTAAAGGTATCTGCTACAGGGTCCTTATTGTCTTGAATTTTTTAGAAAAGAGTACCAAGTTACAACTAGATTTGATTTTATACCTAAGacttttcagaggagaaaataagTAACTAAGTTTAGAATATTCCTAAGGCATCTGTAAGTGCAAATATACTGTTAATTCTTTCTCAACTGATTGGGTGGTCCCTGTGTTCTAACAGTGATCTTCAATGTAGAGAATCTTATCCTTTAGGACATGGTGGAGTGGGGTGTTTGTGTTTCTAGGAGCTTGTCTGATCTGACTTGACATCAGTCACCggggttgatttttttctttaatggacaTTATTAATAACAAGAAATCAAGTTGCTGTTAGCAGAGCATGTGTTCCATTGACTTTCTCTGTTGTCTTTCCAGGGAGGAGCTTTATCTTTATACACTGCTCTTACCACACAGCAGAAACTGGCAGGAGTCACTGCCCTCAGTTGCTGGCTTCCACTACGGGCTTCATTTCCACAGGTAGCCTGATTGAAACTTGCAGCATAAGATTACTGAGTTAAGGCAGATAGTGTTGTGagagggtcatttttttttttttaattaataaactgtATATTTTTAGAGCAGctaaggttcacagcaaaactgagcagaaagcaCACACAGTTCCCACATGTCCCCTGTCCCCATACGTGCACAGCTTGTGAACACCCCGCAGCGTGGTGGTGCGTCTTTGATAATCAGCAAACCTACACTGACACACAACATTATTACCTAAAGCCCGTAGTTTACATCAATCATCCTTTCTTAAAAAGGATTTTCCTAGACTTTTGTGATCTGTATACTATACTGTCTTTACTGTAGATTGCATAGAATGGGGTAAAAAAGAAGTCCTTTTGTCATAAATCTTCTATTTGAAGTATTTGATACATTTTAAGATACTTACAAAAGGGGAATTTTTTACAcatagaaataacatttttaaatattcaatattcttATTGCTTGCTAGCAGAATTTTACCatagaatataatttcttttttttttttttaacgttttatttatttttgagacagaaagagacagagcatgaatgggggaggggcagagagagggggagaca includes:
- the LYPLA1 gene encoding acyl-protein thioesterase 1 isoform X1, encoding MCGNNMSAPLPAIVPAARKATAAVIFLHGLGDTGHGWAEAFAGIRSSHIKYICPHAPVMPVTLNMNMAMPSWFDIIGLSPESQEDEPGIKQAAENVKALIEQEMKNGIPSNRIILGGFSQGGALSLYTALTTQQKLAGVTALSCWLPLRASFPQGPISGVNRDIAILQCHGDCDPLVPLMIASLTSEKLKMLVNPANVTFKTYQGMMHSSCQQEMMDIKQFIDKLLPPID
- the LYPLA1 gene encoding acyl-protein thioesterase 1 isoform X2, giving the protein MPVTLNMNMAMPSWFDIIGLSPESQEDEPGIKQAAENVKALIEQEMKNGIPSNRIILGGFSQGGALSLYTALTTQQKLAGVTALSCWLPLRASFPQGPISGVNRDIAILQCHGDCDPLVPLMIASLTSEKLKMLVNPANVTFKTYQGMMHSSCQQEMMDIKQFIDKLLPPID